The genomic DNA GATATTGGTAATATTATGGCGCTCAAATATCGAGCAAAACAAAGAAATATTCAACTTCACGTCGTAGATATCAACGATACAAGTGATATTGATTTATCAAAAGCGGACCTCTTTTTTATCGGAGGTGGCAGTGACCGAGAACAAAGCTTAGCGACTGAGTCATTGCGCAAAATAAAAACAGAGTTGAAGACAGCCATTGAAGATGGGATGCCAGGATTGACAGTTTGTGGTGGATATCAATTTTTAGGAGAAAAATATATTACACCAAGCGGTGAAGTACTCGAAGGTTTACACATTCTTGATTTTTATACAGAGGCGAATCAAGAGCGATTGACAGGGGACATTGTAATCGAAAGTGAGACTTTTGGTACGATTGTAGGTTTTGAAAATCATGGTGGACGTACGTATCATCAATATGATGCGCTAGGGACTGTGACTTATGGTTATGGTAATAATGATACAGACAAAAAAGAAGGTCTACATTATAAAAATTTATTAGGAACCTATTTACATGGTCCGATTTTACCAAAAAATCATGAGATGACGGACTACTTATTGAAAGCTGCTGCAGAACGAAAAGGTATTCCGTTTGAACCCCTTCATGTTGATAATGCTGAAGAAGAACAAGCTAAACAAGTATTAATAGATCGAGCGCGTAAAAATAAAAGTTAAAGTTTTATATAATTTAAACTATGTTTTAAAAAAGAAGCCAGTAAATGTTTTCATAAGAATTCATTTACTGGCTTCCTAATTATATATGAGACAATTATAGATAAAAAACAGGAAATTTCTGAAATATAAATTAATATTTACCTATTAATAAAGATAAATTCCGGCTTGGATTGAAACACCTTTCAAAATTTTAATAAATATTGAAATATAATTCTATTCAATGTATATTTTTGGAAAGGCTTACATCTATTTGAAAGGGGTTTTAGTATGTCGGAAAAAACTATTGGATACGGTATTGTCGGAACGGGTTATTTTGGTGCTGAACTTGCAAGAGCAATGAAAAAAAACAAAGGGGCTAAGATTATTTCTGTTTTTGACCCGAAAAACGGAAAGGAGATTGCTAAAGAATTAGAATGTAAACAAGCTCATCATTTAGATGAATTAGTGACTGATAATGAAGTGGATTGCGTTATTGTAGCT from Staphylococcus schleiferi includes the following:
- a CDS encoding type 1 glutamine amidotransferase translates to MHELTVYHFMPDKLNLYSDIGNIMALKYRAKQRNIQLHVVDINDTSDIDLSKADLFFIGGGSDREQSLATESLRKIKTELKTAIEDGMPGLTVCGGYQFLGEKYITPSGEVLEGLHILDFYTEANQERLTGDIVIESETFGTIVGFENHGGRTYHQYDALGTVTYGYGNNDTDKKEGLHYKNLLGTYLHGPILPKNHEMTDYLLKAAAERKGIPFEPLHVDNAEEEQAKQVLIDRARKNKS